The nucleotide window ATATGAATTTAGACATGCACCACAATATGTAAAAAAAAGAGTTTTTGAAAAGTGGGCTGACTGTTTTCATTGGTCTAATAATATCAAAATATACAAAAGAGCAAAAAGTTTAAAACTGCCTCCAACTTTGAGCCACTTAAAACAATCTGACCTAAAAATAGTATATGAATCATCAAAATTAGGTTGTCAACATTTAATTACATTTTACAGAACTGATTTAATAAAAGAAAAAAAATAAAAAATTGATAAAGCCAGAATTCAAAAAGAAACTAAAAATCTCCCCGCCAGAAATATTATCCCCTGATGAATTCCTAAACTTATTGTATATCCCTAAACACTAAATTTATAACACCACCTACTTTTTTTGCTTCTGTTCCAAATTTTATCATCTCATCACAAAATTCTTCATGACTCATTTTATTTAATCTATCCTCAACTTTTCTAATCCATTCTGGAAGTTCGTCATAATCTACATATTTTGTCTTCCTTATTCTGCTTTGTTTTTTAATTAACACAGCTCTAATGACTTTTTTATATTTCATAATTTCACCTAAAATATTATAGTGTTTTTTATACTTTATTTTATTTTCCCAAGTGTTAGTATTGGTCGTTTAAAATTCCAGTACATCACGCAATCCTCCTTTTTTTAATTTTTTAAAGATAGAGTCAAATATCTCATCTAATTCCTCCTCACTTAATTTTTCAATTTTATTTTCTGCCATAATAAGCCATGCGGGTTTTTTATACTCCTCTTTTTTAGTTTTAATCAGTTTTTTAGCAATAATTTAGTATATTTTTTTTATAATTTATATTTTATTCTTTAGTTCTAATTGGAAAATACTTAGCTGGTTTAAATCCTTAACATCCTTCTATAACTGGCTGCTCTCAGACTCTAAGATAATTCTATTCTAATTAATAATAACCTTTAAATAATTAAAATATTAAAATAAATACAATGATAAAAATAAGGTGGAGTTCTTATGAAGATTAAAGCTATTGAAGTTAATAGCTTATTTTCTTATGATAAGTTTAAGATTGAATTTAATGAGGGCAATATTGCTGTTATCGTAGGCCCAAATAATGCTGGAAAATCAAATCTATTTAGGGTTCTTAAATTTTTAAAGGATGTAATAAATGATGAAACAAAAGAAATAAAGTCTGTTAAAGACATTAATAAGAAAACTATAGCTGAAGAAGTTCAAAATTATTTACATAATAAGAGTAGAAGATTTGCTAAAATTGTTGTAGATATTGAATTTGATGATTTTGAGAAAGAGATGTTAAAGGATTATTTTAAATGTTTTTTTAAATCTAATTATCTGCAATTTAAAAAAATATGTGATGAATTAGGATTTGATATTGAGGATAAATTAGTAAAGTTGTTCTCTAAGGGAAAATTTATTTGGGAGTATAATGGAGAACCTTCTGGAAGAGTAGTCCCTTATTATCAGATTCCAATAAAAATGTTAATAAACGAAAAATTAAAAGAAGAATTTAATAAATTATCTATATTTAATCCTGAGATTCTTAAATCTAATGAGAAAGAACTACATAAATTTTGTAGTTTTATATTTGATATAAATGATGTGTCAAAGGAGGATATAAAAAAATTCTCAAAGGATAATCAACACTATTTAATAGATTTGAACTCCATTATACACCATTTATCAAAAAAATTAAATGATGATATATACTTTAATATGGACAAAAGGAATGGGTATCTCCTATATAATTCCCAAAATGAGCCTATCTTTGAAGTTAAGGTTTGGGGGAGTTGGGATACACAGGTTGGAGGAATTTATAACTTCCTTAAAAAATATCCACTAAAGGCAAAAGACACTATATTTTTAACATTATTACTAGTAGGGTTGTACTGCCTTAAAGATGGTAATTTATCATATGATAAAATTTTAAAACATTGTAAAGATAATCCTTCAGATAATAGACTATTTGAAAAAGCAAAAAATATTTTTAAATATGTGGATAGACAATTTGATAATAACAACTTATTATTCCATCACTTTATACTAAAACTCTTTGATAAAGCAACTGTAAAATTTAAAGAAGTTAGAAGTTACCCCAAAAAATATAAAATATCCTCTATTAATGAATTAGAAAATAAAAATTATGAAGGAAATGGCAATGATTTGGCAAAATACTTATTCTATTTAAAGAATGCTCATGAA belongs to Methanocaldococcus sp. and includes:
- a CDS encoding AAA family ATPase, translated to MKIKAIEVNSLFSYDKFKIEFNEGNIAVIVGPNNAGKSNLFRVLKFLKDVINDETKEIKSVKDINKKTIAEEVQNYLHNKSRRFAKIVVDIEFDDFEKEMLKDYFKCFFKSNYLQFKKICDELGFDIEDKLVKLFSKGKFIWEYNGEPSGRVVPYYQIPIKMLINEKLKEEFNKLSIFNPEILKSNEKELHKFCSFIFDINDVSKEDIKKFSKDNQHYLIDLNSIIHHLSKKLNDDIYFNMDKRNGYLLYNSQNEPIFEVKVWGSWDTQVGGIYNFLKKYPLKAKDTIFLTLLLVGLYCLKDGNLSYDKILKHCKDNPSDNRLFEKAKNIFKYVDRQFDNNNLLFHHFILKLFDKATVKFKEVRSYPKKYKISSINELENKNYEGNGNDLAKYLFYLKNAHEINIINKYNRIRNSFKDIFKTEKIDFDVVISHDGNRDGHLEVVITFEDKQLQLPIDRVGSGIFEVLNILAVVIGAEYKVILLDEPALHLHPVYQKRLLEEFKKLNENGNNQIIIITHSPYFVDSKLLELENTFRFYKENGKTKAINVGKLTKNKTPKDFIKNDGLIRSLFANGVILVEGDLEYISIPILLKKANCVLEDYNIEIINVGSKKGFKKYVKLMNALRIPCAIICDGDTAYNLYNKNNKKWTLSDENLPYIVEVYGNIKPFWIKDIETILNNIEKKIKMKKSALKTEINIDKPLEKELAKYGIEPIYNEIKDDLKNKLLIFACKEYDWSGFLGSNDKDIENCMKKTYEFNDKEKLNELKQFIKNFNKCINNL